From the Kribbella sp. CA-293567 genome, the window AGATCAGCTCGTCACGAGTGGCGGCTTCGTCGAGCATGTCGGCACCGACCAGCGTGCCCCAACACGAACGCGGCAGAGTTGAGCGTGTCGTTGCGGCCACCTTCGGTCGCGGCCAACAACTTGTCCAACTCGCCGGTCAGGCGCCGCCAGCGCGTAGGTGTTCCTGTGGTGCCGGACCGGCCCAGCCCTATGCTCGGCGTCGACGAATTCAGGCGCGGTGAGAAGGTCGGCGATCCAGGCGGGCAGGTCCTGCGGTGGCAGGGTCCCGGTGACGGAGTAAGTGCGGCCTGCGACCACCGACCCGCCGCCCGCCACGTACCTGGCCGCGGCATTTTGTGTCGATCTTCCACCCGATCCACCCAGCGCTCCCGCGCACGTGGCGCTCGGGCACCTAGAGAAAGTCGCTCCTCGCGGGCCCGTCGTCGGGATGTCAGGCAGGTCGAAATTGAAGATCACCGGATCCGGCGAGCGGTGGCGCGTACGGAACTCGCCGTTGCAAGCTGGCGATTGTGCGTTGGTTGAGGGGTCTCGACTGCCTTCAGCCTTCGTGGACGGCCTGGATGCTCCCGGCCGAAGCTGTCACGACCCAATCTCGCGACGCCTGCGCGAGTACCTCGAAGGTGCAAACCGGGAGAACTCCAACCCGGGGCGCCCGAAATCGCCTCAAAAGGTCCGTAAATGTCCTAGGTTAAGGTCTGTGGCGAACGAACGACTGCGGGCGGCGATGGTGGAGCATGGGCTCACCCAACTCGGGCTCGCCGAAGAGCTCGGTGTGAACGTCAAGACGGTCGAGCGCTGGGTCAAAGGTGGCATCGTTCCGTTCGCCCGGAACCGGCACCAGCTGTCGATCAGGCTGAGTCGCGACGAGTCCTACCTCTGGCCGGACGCTGTCCCGCCGAACCGCGCCGCCGATCTGGCCGCCAGTGAGCTTCTCAAGGTTTACGCACACCGCTCCGACGTACCGAGAGACGAGTGGCTCCGGTTGTTCGAGTCGGCTACCAAAGAGATCGGCGTGTTGGTTTACGCCGGGCTCTTCTTCTCCGAGGATCCAGGGCTCGAGCGGATCTTGCGGAAGAAGGCCAAGGCCGGAGTTCGGATCCGGATGGCTCTGGGCGACCCAGAGGATGAGCACATTGCCGATCGGGGTGAGGCTGAGGGAATCGGCGACGGCCTCGCCTTCAAGATCCGCAACGCGCTGGTCAACTTTCGTCGTCTACGAGCCACCGATGGCATCGAGTTCCGGTTGCATCGGACCGCTCTTCATAACTCGATCTACGTCGCCGACGACCAGGTGCTGGTCAATACGCACGTGTATGGGCTTCCTGCACCGCTGGCCCCGGTTCTGCACCTGCGAAAGGTTCCGGGCGGTGAGCTGACGCAAACCTACCTAGACAGCTTTGAGCGGGTTTGGGAGCTCGGCTCCCCACTCATCGAGGAGGCCTGATGGCCGGCCGGATCGACTACTACGACGATCCCTCAGCACCCGCTGCAAACAGCATGGTGCCGTCGGCAAACGTCGTGATCGAGAACGACACGGGCGAGATCCTGATGATCCGTCGCTCCGACAACGGGAACTGGGCTGTTCCCGGCGGGGCGATAGACCTCGGTGAGTCTCTCTCTCAGGCCGCGATCCGGGAGACGAAGGAAGAGTCTGGCATCGACTGCGAGGTGATCGATGTCGTAGGCATTTACACCGACCCTAAGCACATCATCTTCTACACGAGCAACGGCGAGGCACGTCAGGAGTTCTCCATCCTCGTGAAAGCGCGCGCCATCGGCGGTGAACTGCGCACCAGCTCTGAGACGACCGAGGTCCGCTGGATCGCCCGCAGTGAACTCGGCGGTCTTCAGATGGACCGCTCGATGCGACGCCGTATCGAGCACTATCTGAAAGACGCTCCGACGCCGTACATCGATTGATTCGTCGCTAGCCCCATGACAGCAGCGGCACGTCGTACAGGTCGGCTCGCGGGATGCGGGTAAAACCGGGCGACTTCACTTCGACCACGTACATCTCGGTCAGGAACTGAACCTTGGCGCCGAGGAGGTGGCTCGTGTGCGCGCTGGCCGACTGCGCCTTCAGCCCGACGGAGACATGGATGTGCGGGCGGACGGAGTCCGACGCGTCGTCGTACGCCAGAGTTCCTCCACCGAACGCCTCGACATTCTCAAGGTGGACGGACGTCCAGACAGGAGCGTCGGGGTTGTCCAGCTTCTCGCAGGTCCCGACAAGCTGGACCTCGCGCAACCCAGCGATGAACATCGGGATGAAGCCTTGCCTGACATCGTGCTCGGAGCAGAAGTCCGCAAGCGCGGGGTAGAAGTCGTCGCCATGGTCGAAATGAACGGCGAACGTGCGTCCCATGGTGAGTTCAGCAGCGCGCAAGGCAACTTCCTTCGATCGTATGGATATGAGCAACATAGCGAACGGCAGCATCAAGGCCGCGCGTCGAGAGATGTCTGCTCCTTGGCTGCACGATCCCGTCGATGCCCGCCACAGCCAACTCTTCACACCTGCGGCGAAACCAGCGCCAGGACACGCCGAGATAGTCTGCCATCCATTCCAGGCGAGCCGCAGAGCAGTCGGAAGCGATAACCGAGTTCGCCGCCAGCTCATCGCTCAAATCCTGGTACGCCGCACGGCGAGATCGCTCCGGCCTGGCGTCGACGTGCCAAAGCTCCTCACCACCCAGCCAGTTGGCCGCAATCGCCTCACTGGCAATCACGAAGCCTTCAACCGGCCCGAGTGAGGAATCGGTAGTCAACTCCACGGTGATTCCGAAAGCTTCCATCAGGGCCATCGTCAACAGGAGAAGCACCTTCTCGTACTGCGGAGAGGTGTCGATTTCCCGCTCGGGCACACAGAACGCTCGACGCATTCCGGCGAAGCGCTTGGAGGTGTAGCGGAGGTAGTCGAGCTTGTGGTTCCACAGCAGCCAGGAGGATGCCTCCTCGCCAGACTGTTCTCGGGTCCAAAAGAACGGCTCCTGAGCGAGCCGGCTGACATGGCGACTGATATGCCGCGAGCAGAAGCTCGAACCCAACCAATGGCGCGTGACGAGTTCCAGGTCCGGCACCTCGTTCAGCGCGGCCATCGAAGCCGACTGCTCCACGTAGTGCCCCAGCCGCGATTGACTCGCTTCTATCTGCGCATCGTCTGCCAGCAAAGCGTTGTCGGTATTGACGACCGCCCAGATGATGCCAGCTGTGAGGTCGTCAACGACATTCGCGGCCGCCACCGGCTGACGATTGGTACGACGGCCGGTCTGCCGCGCGAATCGCCGCGAGTCCGACACGTAGTACTTGCCGTCGGCATCAGAAGTGACCACCGCACTCCATCGATCGGTACGCCGTAGAGATGTGGTCACCCCATCTGAGGGATTGATCATCAACCAGCCGCGCCCAGCCTCATCGGCGATGCAGTGGTGCATCACCAGTTCACCGCCGGCGAAGAAGCGACCGTCTGGAACCCTTACTACGTTGCTAGAGCCAACCGACACAAGGCCGCGGCCGCTGATCAAGTCAGGGAGGACAAGTGGTGACGTCTCCAGCGCCGCGCGTCTCGTACGTCGCTTGAAGAACCCGAGGGCAGCAGCGTCCGGAGCTCCCAGGATCTCGCAGAGCGCCATGCGGACGTCTGCGGATGGCCATGAGTACCAACCCCGCTCCCAGTCCGAGATCGATTTGGCCGTGATCACAGTCTCCCGACCTGTGGCGCGGTAGATCGCAGCGTTCACCTGATCGGCCAGAGTTGCCTGTGACAACGCTCCACGCGCCGTCCGCAGCGCATCGTTTGGTTGTCGGTCCCCACCGGTCATATGCCCAGGATGCTATGTGGCGGAGGGACAGCACCACGGCATCACAGGACATCTCAAAGACATCTCGCCACGTCCAAAATGTCTCAGAAATCAGCTAGCCGCCGTCGTACATCACTTGCCGCTCGCAGGAGGCAGGGCCTAGCTCGCCTGATCGATCGATGCACAACATGATCGGGCGGATAGCGGCGCAGAATCTCCCCCAGCCGCTCCTCGACAGCAACCGTTCGACCGTCCACGTCCGCGGTTAGATCGCAGTACGTCAGCGCGTCCAGCAACTGCCGATTCGGTACCGCGAATTCGTCAAGCAGGGCGCCGATGCCTCTCTCGCGCGCCTCAATGACGGCGCACGTGTGGTGAGCCACCAAACGACAGACGATCTCGTCAGCCCTCCTAGTCTCCCTGAGATAGCGAGCCCCATCGAGAGGATGGAACCCCGAAGCGGCCACCTTCGAAGCGTAGCCGATGTCATGCAGCCAAGCTGCTGCCTCCACGACCTCGGCATCCGCCCCCAAGCCCGGGGCAAGCCGACGCGCCTGAGCCGCGACGCCCCGAGTATGTGCCCATCGCCTGGGCAACTCCTCAGCGAGCAGGTCGCGAGCCAAGCTCTTCGCCTCGACCACGCTGGTCACACGACTGAGGCTACTCCCCACCGGCTTCCACCACAGTCGGACGGCTGAGCGCCCAGATGCGTTCGAAGCTGGCAAGGTAGTTCTGGAAGATGACGCTGCCGACGCCTTCGCGGTAGTGGTACACCGGCGACTGGGCCGCGGGCGAGCCGAAGGCATGCTGGTTGACCAGCATCTGCCCGTCTGACCGATACATCGAGTTGTACAGAGCAGTGTCGTGCAACCTGAACTCGATCCCGTCCAGTTGCAGGAGAGGCTTCAGCAACACGATGGCGTTTCGGACCTTCATGCTCATCGCCGGACCGATCTCCTCTTCGATGCCGCGGCGACCAACGTGGTGCCCGTCAGGGTCCCCCAGAGCGATCCGAACCCGGACTCCTTCTCCAACCTTCTCGGAGAGAAGCCTGACGATCCTGGCATCCTCAGCCAGAAAGAGAGCGCTGTAAGCAAGAACGCCGATGTCGGACTGGGCTGAGGCAAAGAACGACTGCCAGCCCCCTTGGGTTATGGCAACTCTGCGCGGGTAGACCGCCACCAGTTCGGCCGGCTGATCATCTAAAGATTCCAATGCGCTCGAAGCAGGCCAGAGCGTCTCCACATCGACACCCAGGAGGCGAGCAACCTCGGCGCGCCTTCGCGCACGCGGAACCTGGCCGGACAACCACCTGCGGACGGTCCTCGGGTCGACCGCCAGCTTCGTCGCCAAGTCCTCTTCAGAGAGCTGAGCGTCGAAGATGGCCCGCCGGAGAATCTCTCTAGTCATCACCCAACCAGACCTTACTTGCGAGTAGATGTCTGTAAATGTCTAGTCGGACCGTAACACGAAATGTCCGCAAATGTCCGGCTACACGGTATCGCTGTCCATCGCCGGACCGGCAGGCTTACCAGCGGTCGGCGACAAGCGGCGGCCTCGCCTATCTGAAGGATCTGCAGAAGATGGACGCAACCGATGACCAACTGTCGTGAGCAACTCTCGCTTGCGCATCTGGGGCGCCAAATTGTGGGCCAGCCTGAACGATGCGTTCCGTCGGTGGCGAGACGAGGGTTGAGCCCTGCTGACCGGATTGATGGGTTCGCCGAGGACCTCGACCGACCGCTCCTGGTTGGCTACATCCGACGAGAGCTGCTGGTTGTCGATGCTCAGGTCGCGCTCGCTCAACGCCAGATGGCGCTGTACGCCGCTGTCAGCGGCTTCTCGATGAGCTACATCTACATAGAAGAAGCCGGCACGTGGCCCGCGGCCTTCGACGCCCTGGTCGAGGCGGTCATCCGCTTGGGAATCACGGCCGTGATGCTGCCGAGCCTCCTGCACTTTGCTGTGCTCGGACCGCCATGCGACATCAAGGGTTCATTCGAACGAGCCACTGGCGCCCGCGTCCTGCTGCTCGCTTCCCCCTGACTGGATGGGGTCGGTGGGAGTCCTTCCTAACCCCTCAGTACGGTGTCATCGCCGTACAGCCCACCGGTTCCATCCCTGATGTGTC encodes:
- a CDS encoding XRE family transcriptional regulator: MNVKTVERWVKGGIVPFARNRHQLSIRLSRDESYLWPDAVPPNRAADLAASELLKVYAHRSDVPRDEWLRLFESATKEIGVLVYAGLFFSEDPGLERILRKKAKAGVRIRMALGDPEDEHIADRGEAEGIGDGLAFKIRNALVNFRRLRATDGIEFRLHRTALHNSIYVADDQVLVNTHVYGLPAPLAPVLHLRKVPGGELTQTYLDSFERVWELGSPLIEEA
- a CDS encoding NUDIX domain-containing protein, which encodes MAGRIDYYDDPSAPAANSMVPSANVVIENDTGEILMIRRSDNGNWAVPGGAIDLGESLSQAAIRETKEESGIDCEVIDVVGIYTDPKHIIFYTSNGEARQEFSILVKARAIGGELRTSSETTEVRWIARSELGGLQMDRSMRRRIEHYLKDAPTPYID
- a CDS encoding PPC domain-containing DNA-binding protein; its protein translation is MRAAELTMGRTFAVHFDHGDDFYPALADFCSEHDVRQGFIPMFIAGLREVQLVGTCEKLDNPDAPVWTSVHLENVEAFGGGTLAYDDASDSVRPHIHVSVGLKAQSASAHTSHLLGAKVQFLTEMYVVEVKSPGFTRIPRADLYDVPLLSWG
- a CDS encoding helix-turn-helix domain-containing protein, translated to MTGGDRQPNDALRTARGALSQATLADQVNAAIYRATGRETVITAKSISDWERGWYSWPSADVRMALCEILGAPDAAALGFFKRRTRRAALETSPLVLPDLISGRGLVSVGSSNVVRVPDGRFFAGGELVMHHCIADEAGRGWLMINPSDGVTTSLRRTDRWSAVVTSDADGKYYVSDSRRFARQTGRRTNRQPVAAANVVDDLTAGIIWAVVNTDNALLADDAQIEASQSRLGHYVEQSASMAALNEVPDLELVTRHWLGSSFCSRHISRHVSRLAQEPFFWTREQSGEEASSWLLWNHKLDYLRYTSKRFAGMRRAFCVPEREIDTSPQYEKVLLLLTMALMEAFGITVELTTDSSLGPVEGFVIASEAIAANWLGGEELWHVDARPERSRRAAYQDLSDELAANSVIASDCSAARLEWMADYLGVSWRWFRRRCEELAVAGIDGIVQPRSRHLSTRGLDAAVRYVAHIHTIEGSCLARC
- a CDS encoding HD domain-containing protein, with translation MTSVVEAKSLARDLLAEELPRRWAHTRGVAAQARRLAPGLGADAEVVEAAAWLHDIGYASKVAASGFHPLDGARYLRETRRADEIVCRLVAHHTCAVIEARERGIGALLDEFAVPNRQLLDALTYCDLTADVDGRTVAVEERLGEILRRYPPDHVVHRSIRRARPCLLRAASDVRRRLADF
- a CDS encoding helix-turn-helix domain-containing protein, which translates into the protein MTREILRRAIFDAQLSEEDLATKLAVDPRTVRRWLSGQVPRARRRAEVARLLGVDVETLWPASSALESLDDQPAELVAVYPRRVAITQGGWQSFFASAQSDIGVLAYSALFLAEDARIVRLLSEKVGEGVRVRIALGDPDGHHVGRRGIEEEIGPAMSMKVRNAIVLLKPLLQLDGIEFRLHDTALYNSMYRSDGQMLVNQHAFGSPAAQSPVYHYREGVGSVIFQNYLASFERIWALSRPTVVEAGGE